The following are encoded together in the Roseovarius sp. EL26 genome:
- the mutM gene encoding bifunctional DNA-formamidopyrimidine glycosylase/DNA-(apurinic or apyrimidinic site) lyase has product MPELPEVETVRRGLTPAMEGQIIKDAQVNRPDLRWPFPENMAERLQGQRVQALRRRSKYILADLSSGETLLIHLGMSGRMLISGDPLGQFLHEHPAPQKHDHVVLEMGNGARITFNDPRRFGAMDLLPSDTAESHPLLAKLGPEPLGNAFSEDYLIAALKDKNTPIKSALLDQRIIAGLGNIYVCEALFRAKISPKRKAGAISGRRVSLLVPIIRDVLSEAIEAGGSSLRDFRQADGELGYFQHSFDVYDREGDPCKNDGCEGVINRIVQSGRSSFYCSKCQR; this is encoded by the coding sequence ATGCCAGAATTGCCCGAGGTCGAAACCGTCCGCCGTGGCCTGACCCCGGCGATGGAGGGGCAGATCATCAAAGATGCACAGGTTAATCGCCCTGATTTACGTTGGCCTTTTCCTGAAAACATGGCCGAACGCCTACAGGGGCAGCGGGTGCAGGCCCTGCGTCGGCGGTCAAAGTACATTTTGGCGGATCTGTCCTCGGGGGAAACACTGCTGATCCATCTGGGCATGTCCGGTCGTATGTTGATCTCGGGCGATCCGCTAGGGCAGTTCCTACATGAGCACCCCGCACCACAAAAACATGACCATGTGGTGTTGGAAATGGGTAACGGTGCGCGAATCACATTCAACGACCCGCGCCGGTTTGGCGCGATGGATCTGTTGCCCAGTGACACCGCTGAAAGTCACCCACTTTTGGCCAAGCTCGGGCCAGAACCTCTGGGCAATGCCTTTTCCGAGGACTACTTGATCGCTGCACTGAAGGATAAGAACACCCCGATAAAATCGGCCCTACTAGATCAGCGAATCATTGCAGGTCTGGGCAATATTTACGTCTGCGAAGCCCTGTTTCGTGCTAAAATTTCCCCAAAGCGCAAGGCCGGTGCCATTTCAGGACGTCGCGTTTCTTTGCTGGTTCCTATCATCCGTGATGTGCTGTCCGAGGCAATTGAGGCAGGCGGATCATCCTTGCGTGATTTCAGGCAAGCGGATGGCGAATTAGGTTATTTTCAACATAGTTTCGACGTCTACGACCGCGAAGGTGACCCCTGCAAAAATGACGGATGTGAAGGTGTGATCAATCGCATCGTGCAGTCGGGACGTTCCTCCTTCTATTGTTCAAAATGTCAAAGATAG
- a CDS encoding DUF2125 domain-containing protein, producing the protein MRTLLSLIVLSSIVWASYWFVGSSSLQTGVEQWFDDRRGEGWLAEYNTNEVQGFPNRFDSHFRNIYLADPGTGWAWTAPEFQINALSYNPGHLIAVWPDQQQLATPIDKYQVVSEDMRASIVAENVANLTLNRATITATELDVTDSKGHTAALTSFVLAAEREPEAEDATYRLGLQIDDFKPSLPWKKLIDPKGALPDSLDAISADLTVSFDELWSMEAINTARPQPRNIHIRLAEARWGRLLLQLAGEVSVDSTGYPTGEITVKARNWKEILELTIASGAVPEGLGGSLKDGLSLLSTLAGNPETLDIPLTFEYGKVKFGPVPLGPAPVIKLR; encoded by the coding sequence ATGCGTACGCTACTTAGTTTGATCGTTTTGAGCTCTATCGTATGGGCCAGCTACTGGTTCGTTGGCTCGTCCAGCCTGCAAACCGGGGTGGAACAATGGTTCGATGATCGCCGCGGCGAAGGTTGGCTAGCAGAATACAACACAAATGAGGTGCAAGGCTTCCCAAACCGTTTTGACAGCCATTTCAGAAATATATACCTCGCCGATCCTGGCACCGGCTGGGCTTGGACTGCACCTGAATTTCAAATCAATGCACTCAGCTATAACCCCGGTCACCTGATCGCGGTCTGGCCGGACCAACAGCAGCTGGCCACGCCGATCGACAAATACCAAGTTGTCAGCGAAGACATGCGTGCCAGCATCGTCGCCGAAAACGTGGCCAACTTGACCCTGAACCGGGCGACCATCACCGCCACCGAACTGGATGTCACCGACAGCAAGGGGCATACCGCTGCGCTGACCTCATTTGTTCTAGCTGCGGAACGGGAGCCAGAAGCCGAGGATGCAACGTATCGTTTGGGCCTACAGATCGATGACTTTAAGCCCTCCCTGCCGTGGAAAAAACTGATCGACCCCAAGGGCGCTTTACCTGACAGCCTTGATGCCATCAGCGCAGATTTGACCGTGTCCTTTGATGAATTGTGGAGCATGGAAGCCATCAACACTGCCCGCCCGCAGCCACGTAACATTCACATTCGCCTGGCCGAGGCACGCTGGGGCCGGCTTTTGCTGCAATTGGCGGGTGAGGTCAGTGTTGATTCCACTGGATATCCCACCGGTGAAATCACCGTCAAAGCCCGCAATTGGAAAGAAATCCTCGAACTGACAATCGCCTCTGGCGCAGTGCCCGAAGGGCTTGGCGGTAGCCTTAAGGATGGCTTGTCGCTCTTGTCGACACTGGCTGGCAATCCCGAAACCTTGGATATTCCACTGACCTTTGAATACGGCAAAGTGAAATTCGGCCCTGTGCCTCTGGGCCCCGCGCCTGTTATCAAGCTGCGTTAA
- the ubiE gene encoding bifunctional demethylmenaquinone methyltransferase/2-methoxy-6-polyprenyl-1,4-benzoquinol methylase UbiE codes for MSEKTTHFGYQDIPEAEKAGRVQGVFGSVASKYDVMNDAMSFGIHRIWKDAMMDWLAPRPGQRLLDVAGGTGDISFRFLKRAGHGHATVLDLTEPMLVEGRKRAEADQMADSLDWVTGDAMALPFKDNTFDVYTISFGIRNVTRPQEALNEAFRVLKPGGRLMVLEFNQIPNDMMQKAYDLYSFNIIPRMGQVIANDKDSYQYLVESIRQFPDQETFLQMVRNAGFENAKYRNLSLGIACLHSGWKI; via the coding sequence ATGAGCGAGAAAACAACTCATTTCGGTTATCAGGATATTCCCGAGGCGGAAAAAGCCGGGCGGGTGCAGGGCGTATTCGGTTCGGTCGCATCAAAATATGATGTCATGAATGATGCCATGTCCTTTGGCATTCACCGCATCTGGAAGGATGCGATGATGGATTGGCTGGCGCCGCGCCCGGGGCAAAGGTTGCTGGATGTGGCCGGTGGCACAGGCGATATCAGCTTTCGCTTTCTGAAACGTGCGGGCCACGGTCATGCCACAGTTCTGGATCTGACCGAACCGATGTTGGTGGAAGGGCGCAAACGCGCCGAGGCTGATCAGATGGCCGACAGCCTGGATTGGGTGACGGGTGACGCGATGGCGCTACCGTTCAAGGATAATACCTTTGATGTTTACACCATCAGCTTTGGCATCCGGAATGTGACGCGACCTCAGGAAGCGCTGAACGAGGCGTTTCGGGTGCTGAAACCCGGTGGGCGTTTGATGGTGTTGGAATTCAACCAGATCCCCAATGACATGATGCAGAAGGCCTATGATCTTTATTCCTTCAATATCATTCCGCGTATGGGACAGGTGATTGCCAACGATAAAGACAGCTATCAGTATTTGGTGGAATCGATCCGTCAGTTTCCCGATCAGGAGACGTTTTTGCAGATGGTGCGCAACGCGGGTTTTGAAAACGCTAAGTACCGCAATCTGAGCCTTGGCATTGCTTGTTTGCATTCGGGTTGGAAAATTTAA
- a CDS encoding enoyl-CoA hydratase — protein MAYETIIVEIEDHVALITLNRPDAMNALNDQLLGELVSALDDAQSNDKVRCVVITGSEKAFAAGADIKMMSEKSFVDVFSEDLFGPEADGIMRFRKPIIAAVSGYALGGGCELAMMCDFIIASDTAKFGQPEINLGVMAGLGGSQRLTRFVGKSKAMDMNLTGRFMDADEAERSGLVSRVVPVKKLMEEAMSAAVKIAEKSAIATMAVKESVNRSYETTLREGLLFERRVFQSLFATEDQKEGMAAFMEKREAQFRDK, from the coding sequence ATGGCCTATGAGACGATCATCGTCGAAATAGAAGACCACGTTGCCCTCATTACTTTGAACCGCCCCGACGCTATGAATGCGCTGAATGATCAGCTGTTGGGCGAGCTGGTGAGTGCACTGGACGACGCGCAATCAAATGACAAAGTACGCTGCGTTGTCATTACCGGATCAGAAAAAGCCTTTGCCGCCGGCGCAGACATCAAAATGATGAGCGAGAAAAGCTTTGTTGATGTGTTCAGCGAAGATCTGTTTGGCCCAGAGGCTGACGGTATCATGCGCTTCCGAAAGCCGATTATCGCGGCTGTGTCTGGCTATGCGCTGGGTGGTGGTTGCGAATTGGCAATGATGTGCGATTTCATCATCGCGTCCGACACCGCTAAATTTGGCCAGCCCGAAATCAATCTGGGTGTCATGGCTGGTTTGGGTGGCTCACAGCGCCTAACCCGCTTTGTTGGTAAATCCAAAGCTATGGACATGAACCTGACTGGCCGTTTCATGGACGCGGATGAAGCCGAACGCTCTGGTCTGGTCTCCCGCGTCGTGCCGGTCAAAAAGCTGATGGAAGAGGCGATGTCTGCCGCTGTTAAAATCGCCGAAAAGTCCGCAATCGCGACCATGGCTGTCAAAGAATCGGTCAATCGCTCGTATGAGACCACCCTGCGCGAAGGTCTTTTGTTCGAGCGTCGCGTTTTCCAATCGCTCTTCGCGACAGAAGATCAAAAAGAAGGCATGGCTGCCTTCATGGAAAAACGCGAAGCTCAATTCCGGGATAAATAA
- a CDS encoding ketosteroid isomerase-related protein — MNPTVQRYFDAFNRGDVDGMLDCLSDNVAHHVNEGQVREGKEKFLAFCEHMNRSYRENLTDMVIFDAEGGTRASAEFVVNGTYLATDEGLPEAKGQTYRLPAGSFFSLADGKITRVVTYYNLADWTRQVS; from the coding sequence ATGAACCCAACAGTACAACGCTATTTTGATGCCTTTAATCGTGGCGATGTTGACGGCATGCTGGATTGCCTGAGCGACAACGTGGCGCATCATGTCAACGAGGGCCAAGTTCGGGAAGGCAAAGAAAAATTCCTGGCCTTTTGCGAGCATATGAACCGCAGCTACCGCGAGAACCTGACCGATATGGTAATTTTTGATGCGGAAGGTGGCACCCGTGCATCTGCCGAGTTTGTCGTCAATGGAACCTATCTGGCGACCGATGAAGGTTTGCCCGAGGCGAAGGGTCAAACCTACCGCTTGCCTGCCGGGTCTTTCTTTAGTCTTGCAGATGGCAAGATCACCCGCGTTGTGACCTATTACAATCTTGCAGACTGGACCCGTCAGGTTTCATGA
- the ubiB gene encoding 2-polyprenylphenol 6-hydroxylase, producing the protein MRGPHNILRLIRTGATLERTGAMSLIMEAMDAPPLVKVTMRCLAWPFQWLGYKGETSMPPATRALTALGPAYIKFGQILSTRPDLVGDGLATQLRVLQDKLPAFPKEIAEQEVAAELGSPVNELFDDFSAPVAAASIAQVHKARLRSTGEDVAVKVLRPGIEKAFRKDIDAFYLAANTIEFLSPASRRLRPSDVIAHFEGVVLGELDLRLEASSASEFAANTANDEGFELPDVKWEHSSRRVMTMAWADGAALGDNDALDAAGHDRVALGERVLQLFLSHALRDGYFHADMHQGNLKVAASGNIIAYDFGIMGHIDEYTRRVYAEILYGFIKRDYKRVAEVHFEAGYVPADQDVDEFARALRAVGEPIFGMDAHQISMGGLLSYLFEVTEKFGMETRTELILLQRTMVVVEGVARSLSPQINIWQVAKPVVEDYIRKSIGPRAMVRDLGKTMSVLMRYGPRLPVLVENALIRQSQQVELNTQPNRWRTAIYLAAGAAIGVSSTLIATFLW; encoded by the coding sequence ATGCGCGGCCCTCATAATATTCTGCGCCTGATCCGAACAGGCGCCACGTTGGAACGCACCGGTGCGATGAGCCTGATCATGGAGGCGATGGATGCGCCGCCATTGGTAAAGGTAACGATGCGTTGTCTGGCTTGGCCATTTCAGTGGCTGGGGTACAAGGGTGAAACCTCTATGCCTCCGGCCACGCGGGCGCTGACGGCTCTGGGCCCCGCCTACATCAAGTTTGGTCAAATTCTGTCGACCCGGCCGGATCTGGTGGGTGACGGGCTGGCGACGCAATTGCGGGTGTTGCAGGACAAATTGCCCGCCTTCCCGAAAGAAATTGCCGAACAGGAAGTTGCAGCTGAATTGGGATCTCCGGTAAATGAGTTGTTTGACGATTTCAGTGCCCCGGTTGCGGCAGCTTCGATTGCACAGGTGCATAAGGCGCGGTTGCGCAGCACGGGCGAAGACGTCGCCGTAAAAGTGCTACGCCCCGGCATTGAAAAGGCGTTTCGCAAGGATATTGATGCCTTTTATCTGGCCGCCAACACCATTGAATTTCTCTCGCCTGCGTCACGCCGGTTGCGACCCAGCGATGTGATTGCGCATTTTGAGGGTGTGGTTCTGGGCGAACTGGATCTGCGGTTAGAGGCGTCTTCGGCGTCAGAATTTGCGGCGAATACCGCAAATGACGAAGGGTTTGAGCTGCCGGACGTGAAATGGGAGCATTCCTCGCGCCGGGTCATGACGATGGCTTGGGCTGATGGTGCCGCGCTTGGGGATAATGATGCACTGGATGCAGCCGGACATGATCGGGTGGCATTGGGCGAACGGGTTTTGCAATTGTTCCTAAGCCATGCGCTGCGTGATGGGTATTTTCACGCCGATATGCATCAGGGCAACCTGAAGGTCGCGGCCAGTGGTAATATCATTGCCTATGATTTCGGCATCATGGGGCACATTGATGAATATACCCGCCGGGTCTATGCCGAGATCCTTTATGGGTTCATCAAACGCGATTATAAACGTGTGGCAGAGGTGCATTTTGAGGCGGGATATGTCCCTGCTGATCAGGATGTTGACGAGTTTGCACGTGCCCTGCGTGCTGTGGGTGAGCCGATATTCGGCATGGATGCGCACCAAATCTCAATGGGTGGGTTGTTGAGCTATCTGTTTGAAGTAACAGAAAAATTTGGCATGGAAACCCGAACCGAGCTAATCTTATTGCAACGTACCATGGTGGTGGTTGAAGGGGTCGCGCGGTCGCTTAGCCCGCAGATCAACATTTGGCAAGTCGCCAAACCCGTGGTCGAGGATTACATCCGCAAAAGCATAGGTCCCCGTGCGATGGTGCGTGATTTGGGAAAAACCATGTCCGTCCTGATGCGCTATGGCCCTCGCTTGCCGGTTCTTGTGGAAAACGCGCTGATCCGACAATCACAGCAGGTTGAATTGAATACTCAGCCAAACCGGTGGCGCACAGCCATTTATCTGGCCGCAGGTGCCGCGATCGGGGTTTCTTCGACACTGATTGCAACGTTTTTGTGGTGA
- the rpsT gene encoding 30S ribosomal protein S20 — MANTPQSKKRARQNERRQAVNKARRSRIRTHLRKVEEAITSGDKDAATAALRAAQPELMRGVTKGVLHKNTASRKVSRLAARVKALA; from the coding sequence ATGGCAAATACGCCTCAGTCAAAAAAACGCGCCCGCCAGAACGAGCGTCGTCAGGCCGTTAACAAAGCGCGCCGCTCTCGTATCCGTACACACCTGCGCAAAGTCGAAGAAGCAATCACTTCTGGCGACAAAGACGCCGCAACTGCCGCTCTGCGTGCTGCTCAGCCTGAGCTGATGCGCGGCGTTACCAAAGGCGTTCTGCACAAAAACACTGCGTCACGTAAAGTGTCGCGCCTGGCCGCGCGAGTCAAGGCACTGGCGTGA
- the dnaN gene encoding DNA polymerase III subunit beta translates to MKLSIERATLLKAVSQAQSVVERRNTIPILANVLIEAEGDAVHFRATDLDIEVVDKAPAKVERAGATTVSAVLLHEIVRKLPDGALVNLTADAAAGRLTVDAGRSNFSLATLPKEDFPVMASSEYASNFSAKAPDLRRLFDKSKFAISTEETRYYLNGVYMHVSDADGGQVLRCVATDGHRLARIDSDLPEGASDMPGVIVPRKTVGELRKLLDDDEMKIAVSVSETKIRFATPDITLTSKVIDGTFPDYTRVIPQGNTRRLEVDAAEFAKAVDRVATVSSERSRAVKLALDEDRLVLSVNAPDSGAAEEELAVAYGDERLEIGFNAKYLLEIASQVDRENAVFMFNSSGDPTLMREGNDTTAVYVVMPMRV, encoded by the coding sequence ATGAAACTCAGCATCGAACGCGCAACGCTGCTCAAAGCGGTAAGTCAGGCGCAATCTGTTGTCGAGCGGCGCAACACCATTCCGATCCTGGCGAATGTCTTGATCGAAGCCGAAGGTGATGCTGTGCATTTCCGTGCCACGGACTTGGATATCGAAGTGGTCGACAAAGCCCCGGCCAAGGTTGAACGCGCAGGCGCGACAACTGTTTCGGCGGTGCTGTTGCATGAAATTGTGCGTAAGCTTCCCGATGGTGCGTTGGTCAATTTGACCGCTGATGCCGCAGCTGGTCGTCTGACAGTGGATGCAGGGCGCTCAAACTTCAGCTTGGCAACCCTACCCAAAGAAGATTTCCCGGTGATGGCCTCCTCAGAGTATGCCAGCAATTTCAGCGCCAAAGCGCCCGATCTGCGCCGCTTGTTTGACAAATCAAAATTCGCGATCTCGACCGAGGAAACCCGCTACTATCTGAACGGTGTTTATATGCACGTCTCTGACGCCGATGGCGGTCAGGTGTTGCGTTGCGTTGCCACAGACGGCCACCGTCTGGCGCGCATCGACAGTGACTTGCCCGAAGGTGCAAGTGATATGCCGGGCGTGATTGTACCGCGTAAAACCGTGGGCGAGCTGCGCAAACTGCTGGACGACGACGAGATGAAAATCGCCGTTTCAGTTTCTGAGACAAAAATCCGTTTTGCCACACCTGACATTACGCTGACGTCCAAGGTAATTGATGGCACGTTCCCCGATTACACACGAGTGATCCCGCAGGGCAACACCCGGCGTCTGGAAGTGGATGCCGCAGAATTTGCCAAGGCAGTGGATCGAGTGGCAACTGTCAGCTCAGAGCGTTCACGTGCGGTTAAACTAGCATTGGATGAGGACCGCTTAGTTCTATCAGTGAATGCGCCAGATAGCGGTGCCGCTGAAGAAGAGCTGGCCGTGGCCTATGGTGATGAGCGGTTGGAAATTGGCTTCAACGCCAAATACCTGCTGGAGATTGCGAGTCAGGTTGATCGTGAGAATGCGGTCTTCATGTTCAATTCTTCGGGTGACCCAACCTTGATGCGCGAAGGCAATGATACGACAGCGGTTTACGTTGTCATGCCGATGCGCGTGTGA
- a CDS encoding low molecular weight phosphatase family protein translates to MAPELPQSVLFCCDHNSARSPMAEGIMKKFYGTDTYVQSAGVKSDLEIDGFSIAVCEEIGVELSRHRTRSFDEMEEWGDDLSSFDLVVSLSPASQRRAQELTRLFHLDVVYWPIMDPTGLGENREAKLNAYRQARDQIIAKLIETWGDPI, encoded by the coding sequence ATGGCGCCAGAGCTTCCTCAGTCGGTCCTGTTTTGCTGTGACCACAATTCGGCCCGTTCGCCCATGGCCGAAGGTATCATGAAAAAATTCTACGGCACAGATACCTATGTGCAATCTGCCGGTGTGAAAAGCGACCTTGAGATCGATGGATTTTCCATCGCTGTATGTGAAGAAATCGGCGTGGAACTGTCGCGCCACCGCACCCGCAGCTTTGACGAGATGGAAGAATGGGGTGATGATCTGTCTTCATTCGATTTGGTTGTCTCACTGAGCCCCGCCAGTCAGCGCCGTGCGCAGGAATTGACCCGTCTGTTTCATCTTGATGTCGTGTACTGGCCAATCATGGACCCCACTGGATTGGGCGAAAACCGTGAGGCCAAGCTCAATGCATATAGGCAGGCCCGCGATCAGATTATTGCGAAGCTCATCGAAACCTGGGGAGACCCAATATGA
- a CDS encoding UPF0262 family protein yields the protein MSRISHIALDDANLPPPTPEIEQERKVAMFDLIEDNTFALPKRDDRVIPDGPYHVGLSIREKRLVFDIKTEGEEPAAEFHLSLSPFRQVVKDYWAICESYFDAVKNMPPSQIETIDMARRGIHNEGARVLEERLDGKAEIDNDTARRLFTLICVLHFGG from the coding sequence ATGAGCCGCATCAGCCATATCGCGCTGGACGACGCAAATCTGCCGCCGCCCACGCCTGAAATCGAACAAGAGCGCAAAGTCGCAATGTTTGACCTGATCGAGGATAACACCTTTGCCCTGCCCAAGCGGGATGATCGTGTCATTCCTGATGGCCCCTATCATGTTGGCCTTTCCATTCGTGAAAAACGTCTGGTGTTTGACATCAAAACCGAAGGTGAAGAGCCGGCAGCAGAATTCCATCTGTCGCTGTCACCGTTCCGCCAGGTGGTCAAAGATTACTGGGCGATCTGCGAAAGCTATTTCGACGCGGTCAAAAATATGCCCCCCAGCCAGATCGAAACAATCGATATGGCGCGACGTGGCATCCATAATGAGGGTGCCCGCGTGCTTGAGGAACGTCTGGACGGCAAGGCCGAGATCGACAATGACACCGCGCGCCGGTTGTTCACGTTGATCTGCGTCCTGCACTTCGGAGGCTAA
- a CDS encoding GNAT family N-acetyltransferase: MIRVERLTGSALADALPDVAQLRITVFRSWPYLYDGDAAYEEKYLQTYRDSKNAILVGAFDGDRLIGASTGTPMEDHAEDFAAAFAQTGLDLSDIFYCAESVLLPEYRGQGLGHAFFDAREAHARSLGRKYSAFCSVQRPQDHPLRPENYRPLDAFWSKRGYSPVESAVASFRWKDIGQPKETDHDLQFWMRAL, encoded by the coding sequence ATGATCCGGGTTGAGCGCCTGACTGGTTCCGCGCTGGCCGACGCCCTGCCGGATGTGGCGCAGCTGCGGATCACAGTATTTCGCAGTTGGCCGTATTTGTATGATGGTGATGCCGCCTATGAAGAAAAATATCTGCAAACCTACCGTGACAGTAAAAATGCAATTTTGGTGGGGGCCTTTGACGGGGATCGTTTGATCGGGGCCTCGACCGGTACACCGATGGAGGATCACGCAGAGGATTTTGCAGCGGCCTTTGCCCAGACCGGCTTGGATTTGAGCGACATCTTTTATTGCGCTGAAAGCGTGCTGTTGCCTGAATATCGGGGGCAAGGGTTGGGCCATGCGTTTTTTGATGCGCGTGAGGCGCATGCCCGTAGTTTAGGCCGAAAATATTCGGCCTTTTGCAGCGTACAACGGCCACAGGATCATCCGCTTCGCCCTGAAAATTATCGCCCGTTGGATGCCTTCTGGAGTAAGCGAGGCTACAGTCCGGTTGAGAGCGCTGTGGCATCCTTTCGCTGGAAAGACATTGGTCAGCCAAAAGAAACAGATCACGATCTGCAATTCTGGATGCGCGCGCTTTAA
- the dnaA gene encoding chromosomal replication initiator protein DnaA has protein sequence MTNEQWGQLKQNLLASVGKNNFKNWIEPLELSFVADGVVNFVVPTVFLGNYVSQNFGDLILYHVNSLAPEVRRIQFQTAANTTTSPQPEQKADKPAPVVARPDGNQVPTAPLDMRFTFDSFVVGKPNELAHAAAKRVAEGGPVTFNPLFLYGGVGLGKTHLMHAIAWDLKNRRPDLNVVYLSAEQFMYRFVQALRDRKMMDFKEMFRSVDVLMVDDVQFIAGKDSTQEEFFHTFNALVDQNKQIIISADRAPGEIRNLEERIKSRLQCGLVVDLHPTDYELRLGILQTKTDQFFRQYPDLKMADGVLEFLAHRISTNVRVLEGALTRLFAFASLVGHEITLELTQDCLADVLRASERKVSVEEIQRQVSDHYNIRLSDMIGPKRLRTFARPRQVAMYLCKQMTSRSLPEIGRRFGGRDHTTVMHGVKRIEELRSQDAQIAEDLELLRRTLEG, from the coding sequence ATGACAAACGAACAATGGGGCCAATTGAAACAAAACCTTCTGGCATCTGTCGGGAAGAATAATTTTAAGAATTGGATTGAGCCGCTTGAGCTGTCGTTTGTTGCAGATGGTGTTGTGAATTTTGTGGTTCCAACAGTATTTCTAGGTAATTATGTATCCCAAAACTTTGGCGATTTGATCTTGTATCACGTTAATAGTCTGGCACCTGAGGTGCGCCGCATCCAATTCCAGACAGCGGCCAACACCACGACCTCACCACAACCGGAGCAAAAAGCAGACAAACCTGCGCCCGTTGTTGCAAGGCCTGATGGCAATCAGGTGCCAACAGCACCGCTTGATATGCGTTTCACATTTGATAGTTTTGTCGTGGGGAAACCCAACGAATTGGCCCATGCTGCCGCGAAACGCGTGGCCGAAGGTGGCCCGGTGACGTTTAATCCGCTGTTTCTTTATGGTGGGGTTGGTTTGGGTAAAACCCACTTGATGCACGCTATTGCATGGGATCTGAAAAACCGCCGCCCGGATCTAAACGTTGTTTATCTGTCAGCAGAGCAATTCATGTACCGTTTTGTGCAGGCCCTGCGTGATCGAAAGATGATGGACTTCAAGGAGATGTTCCGCTCGGTCGATGTCTTGATGGTGGATGATGTGCAGTTCATTGCCGGGAAAGACAGCACACAAGAGGAATTTTTCCATACTTTCAATGCGCTGGTGGATCAGAACAAACAGATCATCATTTCTGCAGATCGTGCGCCTGGCGAGATTCGCAATCTTGAAGAGCGGATCAAATCACGCCTGCAGTGTGGGCTGGTTGTTGATCTGCACCCAACGGATTATGAGTTGCGCCTTGGCATCCTGCAGACCAAGACCGATCAGTTCTTCCGTCAATATCCTGACCTGAAAATGGCCGATGGTGTGTTGGAATTCTTGGCCCACCGCATCAGCACCAACGTGCGTGTGCTTGAAGGTGCATTGACCCGGTTGTTCGCTTTTGCATCTTTGGTAGGGCATGAGATTACGCTGGAACTGACACAGGATTGTCTGGCGGATGTGCTGCGCGCATCAGAGCGCAAAGTCTCGGTTGAGGAAATTCAGCGTCAGGTTTCGGATCACTACAATATTCGCTTGTCGGATATGATCGGGCCTAAACGTCTGCGGACCTTTGCACGCCCGCGTCAGGTGGCGATGTATCTTTGCAAGCAGATGACCAGCCGCTCACTGCCCGAAATTGGCCGTCGCTTTGGCGGGCGCGACCACACCACCGTTATGCACGGGGTTAAGCGGATTGAAGAATTGCGTTCACAGGATGCTCAGATCGCCGAAGATCTGGAACTTCTGCGCCGCACTTTGGAAGGCTGA